Proteins encoded in a region of the Sebastes fasciatus isolate fSebFas1 chromosome 9, fSebFas1.pri, whole genome shotgun sequence genome:
- the LOC141773828 gene encoding leucine-rich glioma-inactivated protein 1-like has protein sequence MENTRKRTPAWLCALVVLSVLCLVVDSKRARQPRCPPSCTCTKDNALCESAGLIPRSFPPDVISLSFVKSEFTEIPKESFIHTPALHLLLFTANNLESINEDAFLGLPHLEYLFIENNQIKSISPHAFHGLKTLVHLSLAYNNLETLPKDLFKGLEALTKVDLRGNQFTCDCKLKWLVEWIFSTNATVDQIYCKGPASQLDKKINDLVSQSFDCITTEFASYQSLKFESISVEAFSFGNDQYVVFAQPFIGKCSFLEWDHVEMVFRNFDDIDSTSTVICKPLVIDNQLFVIVAQLFGGSHIYKRDVSANKFIKLQGIDILKIRKPNDVETFRIDGESFFVIADSSKAGSTTIYKWNGNGFYSHQSLHPWYRDTDVEYMEISSKPHLILSSSSQRPVIYQWNKSTKLFDRRTDIPEMEDVYAVKHFQVKSDLFICLTRFIGDSKVMRWDGALFRELQTVPSRGSMVFQPFSVGSWQYAILGSDYSFTQVYRWDAKKGEFVHFQEVNIQAPRAFSPVSIDNRQFLLASSFKGKTQIYEHLVIDLSN, from the exons ATGGAAAACACACGCAAGAGAACTCCTGCATGGCTGTGCGCACTCGTAGTGTTGTCTGTTTTGTGTCTCGTGGTGGACAGCAAGAGAGCCAGACAGCCTCGATGTCCCCCATCATGTACATGTACCAAAGATAACGCGTTGTGCGAGAGCGCAGGACTGATCCCTCGCAGCTTTCCCCCCGATGTCATATCACT ATCATTCGTCAAGTCTGAATTCACCGAAATCCCGAAAGAGAGCTTCATCCACACGCCTGCCCTGCATCTCCT CCTCTTCACAGCCAACAACCTGGAATCCATAAACGAGGACGCTTTCCTTGGTCTTCCTCATCTGGAGTATCT GTTCATCGAAAACAACCAAATCAAGTCGATTTCACCGCATGCTTTCCATGGACTGAAAACCCTAGTGCATCT GAGTCTGGCCTACAATAATCTGGAGACTCTGCCCAAAGATTTGTTCAAGGGTCTTGAGGCCTTGACGAAAGT agACTTGCGAGGGAACCAGTTCACCTGTGACTGTAAACTGAAGTGGTTGGTGGAGTGGATATTCAGCACCAACGCCACAGTGGATCAGATTTACTGCAAAGGCCCGGCCTCGCAGCTGGACAAGAAGATCAACGATCTGGTGTCGCAGTCCTTCGACTGCATCACCACAG AGTTCGCTTCCTACCAGTCCCTGAAGTTTGAGTCCATATCCGTGGAGGCTTTTTCCTTCGGGAATGACCAGTATGTGGTGTTTGCCCAACCCTTCATAGGGAAATGCAGCTTTCTAGAGTGGGATCACGTGGAGATGGTCTTCAGAAACTTTGACGACATTGACA GCACATCCACAGTGATCTGCAAACCTCTAGTCATCGACAACCAGCTCTTTGTCATTGTGGCTCAGCTGTTTGGCGGCTCGCACATCTACAAGCGTGACGTCTCTGCCAACAAATTCATCAAGCTCCAAGGCATCGACATCCTCAAGATCCGCAAACCCAACGACGTGGAGACGTTCCGCATCGACGGAGAGTCCTTCTTTGTCATAGCGGACAGCTCCAAGGCCGGCTCTACAACCATCTACAAGTGGAACGGCAACGGCTTCTATTCTCACCAGTCGCTCCACCCGTGGTACCGTGACACCGACGTGGAGTACATGGAGATCTCCTCCAAACCCCACTTGATTCTGTCCAGCAGCTCCCAGAGGCCGGTGATCTACCAGTGGAACAAGAGCACCAAGCTGTTCGACAGACGCACCGACATCCCAGAGATGGAGGACGTGTACGCCGTGAAGCACTTTCAGGTCAAGTCCGACCTCTTCATCTGTCTGACGCGCTTCATCGGCGACTCCAAAGTGATGCGCTGGGACGGGGCCCTCTTTAGAGAGTTGCAGACGGTGCCCTCCCGCGGCTCCATGGTGTTCCAGCCCTTCTCCGTGGGCAGCTGGCAGTACGCCATCCTGGGCAGCGATTACTCGTTCACACAGGTGTACCGCTGGGATGCCAAGAAGGGCGAGTTTGTCCATTTCCAGGAGGTGAACATCCAGGCGCCGAGGGCCTTCTCTCCAGTCTCCATAGACAACAGGCAGTTCCTGCTGGCCTCCAGTTTCAAAGGGAAAACTCAGATTTATGAGCACCTGGTCATCGATCTGAGCAACTGA
- the LOC141773832 gene encoding cone cGMP-specific 3',5'-cyclic phosphodiesterase subunit alpha'-like — protein MGDKDTVEKFLDNNPQFAKEYFEKKVKADVIAAAFNNQVQVKEPTSYKDVTTIVEAEFIFELLKEMQGNNPMEKALHKVLQRIALLIQADRCSYFGCRARNGTPELSTVLFDVSHNSPFDRNLVNPNVEIVFPTDMGIVGFTAHSKKPQNVADVKKNSHFSDFVDKQTKYTTKCMMTAPIMCEKEPIGVIMAINKQGADEFSKSDQDLFTKYVNFATVVALQAHTTCMWDVESRRSQVLLWSASKVFEELTDIERQFHKALYTVRTFIKCERYSVGLLDMTKEKEFFDEWPIKLGEQEPYKGPKTPDGREINFYKIIDYLLEDKEEIKVIPGPPADHWALVSGLPAYVAENGFICNMMNAAADDYFAFQKEAVDETGWKIKNVVSLPIVNKKEEIVGVATFYNRKDGKPFDENDEQITEALTQFLGWSTLNSDTYDKLNRTEWRKDITQEMLMYQTTATLNDVQSILNTQEKFGSAPEDCDQKEMYKLLRANIPDAKTVELHEFRFSDFPLSELELIKCGIRCFFELGVVEKFKVPAEILTRWMFTVRKGYRDITYHNWRHGFNVGQTMFSLLLTGKLKKYYSDLEAFAMVASGFCHDIDHRGTNNLYQTKSLSPLAKLHTSSIMERHHLEYSKSLMEDENLNIFVNLQKRQFETVQHLFEVCIIATDLALYFKKRTMFQKIVESVETMPEEKDRIHYISTNPTRKEIIMAMMMTACDLSAITKPWEVQSKVALMVAAEFWEQGDLERTVLDQQPIPMMDRNHAAELPKMQCGFIDFVCSFVYKEFSRFHTEITPMFSGLTINRGEWRALADVHEAKMKAIEDEKKKLEGGGNQDQEAGKSKTCIIC, from the exons ATGGGAGACAAAGACACTGTAGAGAAGTTCCTCGACAACAACCCACAGTTTGCCAAGGAGTACTTTGAAAAGAAAGTCAAGGCAGATGTGATCGCTGCTGCCTTCAACAACCAGGTCCAGGTCAAAGAGCCAACCTCTTACAAGGATGTCACCACCATCGTGGAGGCCGAGTTCATATTCGAGCTCCTAAAGGAGATGCAGGGAAACAACCCGATGGAAAAGGCCCTGCATAAAGTTCTCCAGAGGATTGCTCTGCTGATCCAGGCCGACCGCTGCAGCTACTTTGGCTGCAGGGCTCGTAACGGAACTCCCGAGCTGTCCACGGTTCTCTTCGATGTGTCACACAATTCTCCATTTGACAGAAATTTAGTGAACCCCAATGTGGAGATTGTTTTTCCCACCGACATGGGAATTGTGGGATTTACGGCACACTCCAAGAAGCCTCAGAACGTTGCTGATGTTAAGAAG AACTCTCATTTCAGTGACTTTGTGGACAAACAGACCAAATACACCACCAAATGCATGATGACCGCTCCTATTATGTGTGAAAAGGAACCCATCGGTGTCATCATGGCAATCAACAAACAAGGCGCTGATGAATTTTCGAAGAGCGATCAGGAC CTCTTCACTAAATATGTGAACTTTGCTACCGTGGTCGCTCTCCAAGCCCACACAACTTGCATGTGGGATGTAGAGTCCAGGAGAAGCCAG GTGCTGCTGTGGTCAGCCAGCAAAGTTTTTGAAGAGTTGACTGATATCGAGAGGCAGTTTCACAAAGCCTTGTACACAGTGAGGACATTTATCAAGTGTGAGAGATACTCTGTAGGACTCCTGGACATGACCAAAGAAAAG GAATTCTTCGATGAGTGGCCAATCAAACTAGGAGAGCAGGAGCCATACAAAGGCCCCAAGACACCGGATGGCAGA GAAATCAACTTCTACAAGATTATTGACTACTTGCTGGAAGACAAAGAGGAGATTAAAGTTATCCC CGGCCCTCCTGCAGACCACTGGGCTTTGGTCAGTGGACTCCCAGCATATGTGGCTGAGAATGGATTT ATCTGCAACATGATGAATGCTGCAGCAGACGATTACTTTGCATTTCAG AAAGAAGCGGTGGATGAGACTGGATGGAAGATTAAGAACGTCGTCTCCCTCCCCATCGTTAACAAAAAGGAAGAAATTGTTGGCGTGGCCACTTTCTACAACAGAAAAGACGGCAAACCATTTGACGAGAATGATGAACAAATTACAGAA GCTCTAACCCAGTTCCTCGGCTGGTCCACCCTGAATAGCGACACATATGACAAACTGAACAGGACAGAGTGGAGGAAAGATATTACCCAGGAAATGCTCATGTACCAGACAACGGCCACGCTAAATGACGTGCAGAGCATTCTG AACACTCAAGAGAAGTTTGGCTCTGCACCAGAGGACTGTGACCAGAAGGAGATGTACAAGCTTTTG AGAGCCAACATCCCTGACGCCAAGACGGTGGAGCTACATGAGTTCCGCTTCAGTGACTTCCCCTTGTCAGAGTTGGAGCTCATCAAGTGTGGCATCCGCTGCTTCTTTGAGCTGGGGGTGGTGGAGAAGTTCAAGGTCCCAGCTGAG atcCTGACACGATGGATGTTCACCGTTCGCAAGGGATACCGTGACATCACCTACCACAACTGGAGGCACGGCTTCAATGTGGGACAAACCATGTTCAGCCTGCTGCTA ACGGGTAAACTGAAGAAGTATTACTCCGATCTTGAGGCTTTTGCCATGGTTGCTTCCGGATTCTGCCACGATATCGACCACAGAGGAACCAACAATCTCTACCAGACAAA GAGTTTATCCCCTCTGGCAAAGCTGCACACCTCCTCCATTATGGAGCGGCATCATCTTGAGTACAGCAAGTCACTGATGGAGGATGAG AACCTGAACATCTTCGTAAACCTTCAGAAGCGTCAGTTCGAGACGGTGCAGCATCTGTTTGAAGTTTGCATAATTGCTACCGATCTCGCCTTGTATTTCAA GAAGAGAACGATGTTCCAAAAAATTGTGGAATCTGTGGAGACGATGCCAGAGGAGAAAGATCGAATCCACTACATCTCCACCAATCCAACCAGGAAGGAAATTATCAT GGCGATGATGATGACGGCTTGTGACCTGTCAGCCATTACAAAGCCATGGGAGGTTCAGAGCAAG GTCGCTCTAATGGTGGCAGCAGAATTTTGGGAGCAGGGAGACCTGGAAAGGACAGTCCTTGACCAGCAGCCTATT ccAATGATGGACAGAAATCATGCTGCAGAGCTGCCTAAGATGCAGTGTGGTTTCATCGACTTTGTCTGCTCCTTTGTGTACAAG GAGTTTTCACGCTTCCATACAGAGATCACTCCCATGTTCAGTGGGTTGACTATCAACAGGGGCGAGTGGCGAGCTCTCGCAGACGTCCACGAGGCCAAGATGAAGGCCATCGAAGACGAGAAGAAGAAGCTGGAAGGTGGAGGCAATCAAG ATCAAGAGGCTGGGAAGTCAAAGACATGCATTATCTGCTAG